AAGTGCCACTATTTGCTCAGCTGGTATGTCTATTTGTTACGATTTAACATTGTACGTAGTCTCCATGATGATGATTTATCgacaagaaaagagaagaaatagAATAGCTCATATTGATCTCGATCGATCGGGCGTACAATTAGGTTGTGTTTTTCGCTTCCATATTTAGAAGGAGTTTTAGGGAAGTTTCTATttgcattatatatatatatatatatatatatatatatatatatatatatatccgtaATTCTTATCTTGGCTAACACTTGCTAGCTAGCTCTGTATTATATATGTAATTTTTGTGTCTCTTCAAATTAGCCAATGGCAACAAATATATGACACGAGAACTAATAAATAATAGAAAAGTGTCCGTATAAAGAAATTAAGCATTCTGCTGCTTTAAGATACTCAAAATATTGTCTTTATTTTATTAGTCTGTTAAGATCCAATTATTATCTTTATTTTATTAGTTTGTTAAGTTCCAATGAATCTCACCTCAATCTAACTTCTGAATATGATCCGCGAGAAATTGTTGATGGTGTGGCATAGAAGACCAAGACACTCAGAGAACAGATCCAAAGTTTGTCCGAAAGCATGAAATTTGAGTGCTCCTTCTAATAAatctaaaaagaaagaaatactCGGGTGTCTTCTAATGAGCGAATTTCGGTTAACCCAATATGAACACTTCATTAAGAGTAGTCAATGTAAACAGTGGCGAAGCTTTAATTAAGCAGGACGAAAGGGGGACTTCCTTGTTCTCCAGTCTTAGCTTCTTAAGAAAGTATCTCATTTCACTAGCTAGTTGCAGTCATGAGGAAAATATGAAGAAACGATATATCATGATTCTGTTCCTAGTCACTGCATGGTAAAAAGTCTCGGTtgattcaaagaaaaaaaatcaaaccaaATAATTCAACGCCCCCATCATTCCAACAGAGAACAGACTGTAGGACGTACGACGTATAAACAAAATATACCTGATTAACATTAACAGGTAAAATGATTGTAACAACAACGAAGATGCCATCTGCAAAAATAATAATCCCAATTTGCAGTTCATCGCAAAAGGAGAAATTAGATGCATATATAAATTCTCGAATCACTTCACAGGGTCTAGCTCACTCTCACAGCATGATGCATCTGCAAGATAATGTGGCACACGAGATGTGAGATTGTGCACGGCCCAACAGGATGTGCACGCCGTGCGTGCGAACCCAAGCTCAGGTCTCTCGGCTGGGAACCGGTTCCTCTGCACTTAGTGCCGCGGGACTCAAGATCACTGATACATGGGACCGGGTCCACATGTTAGTGAGTTACGAGTAAATCACCTCTGCAGCTAGTGCAGAGGATCTCAGTCTCTCGACTGACTGTCTAGCTGTTAAGCGGAAGTAGTTCAAATAGCTTCTCTGCcgcccaacaaaaaaaaaaatagcttCTCTGCCGTAACTGTAGAGGGACTACCCTCGTTGACGTGTGGGTCCTGTGCCCGCGGCACATGCCGTAGGTGCACGGCGTCCCGGCGGCGCAGTcccggccgcacgcgccgcaGTTACGCCACCGCGGCGCACCGTCCGGGTCCGGCGCAGCACAACCGGGCCGAACGGGCACCGCCTCTGGCACGCGCCCCCGCAGCACTTGAACCGgtgctcctcccccgccgcgccaccagcagcggcggcggagcacgtCCCCGGGGGCGGCACGCGCGCTGCTGGCCTTGGCCtgtctccctccgccgccgtggcgaggaAGAACCGGCTCGCCGTGAGCATCTCGCGGCTGTCGTCGTTCGCGCTGCCGGCGGCCTGATGAGCCGAgctgccgctcgccgctgcgATTGCAGCGGCTAGACACCAGCCCGTCTCCGCCAAGACTGCGACTAGCAGGACGGCGAGGAGCGAGGAGCAAGGAGCTGAGGTTTTGAGATCACCTgaccggcgccggccgccatgCTAGCTACGTCGTGCTCCACTTCTTGTCTCCTAGTCTCTGTTTCTTTCTGAATTCTGACCTCTCTCGTCGTTATAAGTATGTACAGACAGCTGAGCGTTGCCCGTACGTTGTCAAAAATTTACTAGACgtaactaaaaaagaaaaaaaagtacgAGAATATCCGCGCCAATCTGTAAATTAAATAGATCGGCGGAATCTAGAAGAACGAGTTACGCATCCTTGACACATGCTAGATTCACGCCTTGCTTCAAAAGTTCAAAAAGTGCAAGGCGACTGTAACAGGCGAAATAGCACTAATTATCTACTCCTAGCTAGCAGTTTAGTAATAATTCGCGCCTTGCTTCAAAAGTTCAAAGTGCAATGATCAAAGCGATGAGGTGACTTCATCAGTATCAAGGATTTGCCCGCTCAGTCTTCGAAAATACTTATTGGGATAGAGTTTGCGTACATGTGCTCATAGAGGTGAGTGTGTGCGTTgcgagtgtctgagttgtactatgtaattttaaaaaaaagtgtGCGCCAACAGGGTtagaattttttaagggtttttcAGGAAGCTATCGTgtatgtaaaaaaaaagaatccctGACCATtatgttcaaaagaaattcctaACCATaattcaacaaaaaaaatagtCGGCCACACCTAGTGAATAGCTCCTAATAacaatctatctattatcttattatttgttCAACAAATGGagtctccacgttcgctctcaaggcctagaaattcccatattaatcagaaaagaaaaagaaaaattaaaattacccaccactgtcattacgaaaaaattagcctaaaatacccatatacatgtttataaattacaCACCAGTGCCATTAAAACATATTagtatttataaatataaatatattcaTCGTTTTGCATATCAAGCTATATATCTTGCGTATACTAGCTACACAAACAATTAACATGTTTTATCACACGTATATCTTATTATATTACcaaaatcccaaatgcaccttcacgattatattattattagtcaaaataaacaagataattctAGCTTTGCGCTATATTAGACTACCACCTGGCCTGCAGTGATCATTATGAGAGGGTGGCCAAAGTTGGGCCAGCGATGAGGATCACAGAGTTGGAGGCTAAGAGCGAGAGTAAGCACCGTGTCGCAAGCTTCTTCATCCTCCATGGAATCTGGAAACTGTCCATCACTTACTACCTATGGTGATGTCTGAACGTGCATGTCCGCAGGCCCAATGCAAGCACAAGGCAAATGCACGTCCAACCTAACTCTTTTTTGCAATCCTCCTGCATCCCTGTCCTTGCCGAGGGAGGGTTCTTGACTTTACTCCAAAGGTTTGTTGCCGACATTTTTACAAGACACTACCGCACCTCACAATTAACACCACAAgctcaaaaaaaattaacacaACAAGTAGATCAGGAACCAGGACAATATCGAACATGCCATGATTGGTATAGTAAGCTCATCAGGCTTGAACATGAACATAGGTTCTTGAAATTCTGAACGAAATCTTATGCTTTGCACTATGTAGATTTGTTGGCTTCCAAAAAGTAAGAAACTTGGATCGATTGTTCCCCAACAGAAACTAGGCCATGGAGGCATGGCGCCATGCAATAGACGACAGAATTAAACATAGTAGCAATAGACGACCAAGAGGATCATAAAGTAGGGAAGCTGGCAAAGGAACAACTAAGTCAGCTGAACTGAGCAGTGGGCAGCATCAAGGGCTGGCAGATaagaaacatgttactactactactagAGAATGGTAGTAGCTAAGATCGAGGAGATAGACAGTCATGACAAGATTAGGGCTGTGCGCTTGCCATGCGGCTACATCACTGACAAAGAAAGATGTAGAAAAAAAGGAGGCACCACTGCACTATTAGCAGAGAAGCACTCTTGATTACTTAAGCAAGTAGCATGTGATGAAAAATATTTAAGTTTATGAATAATAATTAGATAAAAAATGCAAGATATATTTAGAatatcaatactagccgcgcaaatgcgcaggTCACCTCACTAAGTAGTACAAAAACAGGATTTAATCCCTATTTTGAAATCCTTTAGTCCCGACTAAAGATCCCGGCCTAAAGGATCTGACGCTAGTACAGAAACCGGATTTAATTCCGGTTTTGAAACCCTTTAGTCCCGACTAAAGATCTCGGCCTAAAGGGACTAACCCTAAAAAATGATTTGAAGCCAGACCCCTTACCATGTGTATTGCTTCTTTACCACCTTAGCTACACAATACATATGACTCTAGTTAGGATACTATCCTTTTAAACTAACCCGTGAAAAATTATTTAGTCTGGGTTGACccttagtcccggttggtaacggGGCCGAAGGTTTGGACTTTTGGTTTTGGTTGGAGCTATCAACCGGGGCTAAAGATATACTTTTACtctcggttggtggctccaaccaggACTAAAGAGTCCCTCATCCCCTGGCCCCAGGCCCATAGAAGTTCAGCAGAAGTTGATCGAACTGGTCCCTTCTTCAAATTTAATGAAACACATGCGGACCAGATGGGGCTACGAATTACTtatgatttgaattcaagtgcTATATATGCGTATTCTAAATTACCTTCGCTTATTCTGCTatggacagagggagtagtacTATGTACAGAGATGGAGATATCAAGCCGACACTTGGCAGGCTAAATATATGTTTGTTATCCTAAGTCCAAGTAGGCGTTGACCTAGGATACATGAAGTCACGCTTCTATATCATTAGTATTGTTATAAAAAAATACATATATACAATTTTATTAAATGTTGGTGTTATATGCTTAAATAGTAATTCTTCAACTTGTGCTTAGACTAATGATCGTAGTACTACCTCTATTCTAAATTGtagttcgtttgacttttttgatcCTAAGTTTAATcacccatcttattcaaaaaaaattatgcaaatattgccaaattttatgtcattcttgaagatcttgtattgataaagcaacacACGACAAATGAactgatattttgcacaaatttctGAATAAGaagagtggtcaaacttggaaTCAAAAGgtcaaacgacctacaatttggtACGAAGCTAGTAGACAACAAGTAAAACCAGGTGTGATTGAGGTACCATTACCTATGCATGTCTAGGATACTGACAAGTTGAAAAATTCAATGAACTGTGCTAGATTCGTTAGAAGAAAAGGATGCATAAAAGAACATATACCGATCAAAGTTGTCCTAAGGAGCCACCTTTGAGCCAAAGGAGGCCATAGAAATGGATACATTCTATCATTCCATTTCATACCCAATGTACTAGCAgagatgcttgaattgaactaCCTTCGGgcacatatatacatatgcGAGCAGTGCTCTACAATTCTGTTGATAATTGATGCTATTGCATGGAAATCCATCACATTGTGTACTATATTCAAAATAGATGTCATGTCACGATTTCCAACGCAAACACCTTACTTAATTGTGCTATGATGCTATCTAACAAGGGTGAGAGAGCGGGTACAAGATTTGCTTTAATATGAAGGGAAGCATCATCATCTAATTCCTTCCTTAATTCACACTCAAAAGTCTAAAAAGCGACTTATATATTTTATAAATCAGATAAAGCAGTTCCTGCTTGCACATGGTATATCTTGCTTGGCACTTATTTAATTTCTCAAATGTTTCAACTTTTGTCCAGATTTGAACTAAAGGTTTTAAAATTTGGATCCCAGCATTGTGCACCAAATCCAAATGCTCCCATGAATCTTTTCTTTTGCACCGAATCCAAATAATGCCCACTACTATATGTCGAGTTCTACGACGACCTGCACTACATGCCCTCCCTTTAAATGCCACAGCTACAAAAATGGGCTCATAATAGCAGCGAGACTCCTTCCACCGACAAACTTCCACCGTCCTCTGGTAACCTGCAGCACCAGCATGAATTCCAGCTGAAATAGAGCTGCAGCACTGCCCTCCACACAAACAGGTTTGAGAATAAGCAAGTACAATAACCGCACCGAAAAACAGTACGTAATTTAATATATTCGGTCAATGATAAATGAGTGTAAGGGAGATGTGTGTACATGTGCTCTCTTGAAGGACCCGGCGCATCACCACTCATGAAAGGAACTGCACAGTTCAAAAATGGCGGCcacagagcagcagcagctagctccCATCTGCCCGGCCCTCCGAACTCTCTGTAAAGCCCCGGCAGATCCACGAGAGATCACATGGCATCTCAATCTCTTCAATCGGGGCCAATCACATCTCGTGCAAGTACAGCTGCTGGGCCTCGGGGAGTTCTTGCTAGTGGCTACCTCCTTGATTGGAGCCTTGGAGGGAAACTTGGTGCTAGAGGTGATTTTTCATCCGAAAGAAGGCCTACTGTAGCAAATTAGACCGCTGTACTGATGATCGTTTCTGAACTTTGCATACTAGGATTTCCTCAAAAAAAACTTTGCATACTAGGTCAGTACATAGTCTGTAATTCCGAAGAGAGCTGCACATGAATCATTCATGTGAGTTCATTAGCAATACAGTAACATGTCCGATGATGTTGTAAAAAAAGAGGAGGCCCTTGTAATTTGTAAATGGCAGACGGCATCACATTCAGGGGCTAAAAACATGGTACCAGGTGCGATGTGATGGATGAATGCTGCAGAAACGTACTGTTACTACAGTAACGGGCTAAAAGATAGGCAGATGCAATCAGAATAATACACAGAAATGCAGAGGACTATGCACCGACAGGCTATAAGCAAAAATTTGAATGTGCAGGAGTAAAACTTGCAGTGGAAATCAATTTCAAATAAATTACCAGATGTGCCTGTCAGGATATCAGACTGGATGAAATCTGGCAAAATCCTGTGCATTTAAATTGGGCCAAAATACCTTCAGCTTCTCCATAGTTATTCAGAACAAACTAGTTGCATCCTTCTGTGTTTCAGCTGGACCAGAGAAGCACACCAAAcccattttccatcaataagtTCAACAGATTCAGTTAGTCAATTCAGGGATCAGATCGTCGAGTCCAGCTCGAGGTATAGTTAACCAAGTAGGTGGCAGGCAGCagttccaattaaatctgcAGGAGTGGGAAACATCCTCATTCTCTGTCAAAAGAAACCTGTCCAAAGTCCAGGGAAGCTCTACCTTggtttccttctctctctctctctctctctctctctctctctctctctctctctctctctctctctctctctctctctcttttgcaaaatttatgGAGAAAAGAAGTTGGGTTAAAATCCTCAACGTGTAACGGTGTAAGCTCTTCACTAAACCAGTTAAGAGCAAGCAGATCACCAACACGACAAGCTGGACAAACCAAGATCATTAAATGTTGGCCAACTACTAACAGTCTGATGAACATGTATGCAATAGCATCAATGGAACTGTAGAGCACCGCTcgaatgtatatatatatgtgaacGAAGGGTACTCAGATCATCAACTTAAGCATCTCTAGTTTCTCAACCATTTCTTCAGCCATATATTCAGTCTTGTCTGTAGACGTTGAGAGCAAGATGGCCACCAAGGTTCTTCTTATCAGTGCTGTCATAGTGGGACTTGTCAGCCTGAGCTCATGCAGGAGCCTGGCAGAGTTGTCTGAGCAGAAGACCTACTCATCTGCTCCCAGCTGTATTTTCTCTGAACCTATTCCTTTTGTGTAACATATTTATTTGATCAGTGATCAGTCCTTGGTAGTAGTAATAGTACAGACTCTGCAatattgtgaaatgttgtatTATACTGCAGAATCAAGCATGTTAATATTTTAGAGAACACTGCATATAACATCTAGCTAAATAACGCAACTAGAAAAAGATTGTTCTGCCCAGATCAAAGCAAGTGTCTTCATGCATGCTTCTAAAATGTTGGTGAACTATATATCTTACCAGATGGTAGCCCCCCAACTCCGACGTACGGGACAGGAGGCGGGTACaagccaacgccaacacccgaTTACAGCACAACGCCGACACCATCTTACGGCTCTACACCAAGCACCCCAAGTACACCTTCCTATGGGATCCCTGAAATTCCGAAGCATGGATTCACTGGATCCTGCGAGTAAGAGCCCATACGAGTACACATCATAAGTATCAAACATCAAAGAGCGAAAAATTTTAACATGATCATTTTGGCATGAAAATTGCAGCTACTGGAAGAGCCACCCAGACATGATCACTGCAGTTGTAGGATCCCTTGGCAACATCGGCAAGACTTTTGGTACTGCCTGCAGTTTAATTGTCGGCAAGAAGCTTGAGAATCTgcatgatgcactctcaaacaCCAGAACTGATGGCATTGGTGCTCTGCTACGTGAAGGAGCAGCTGCATACCTCAACTCCATCGTTAACAAGAAGTTTCCTTTCACCACCCAGCAGGTGAAGGATTGCATCGTTGTGGCCATAACCTCTGACGGTGCTGCTTCTGCCCAGGCTGAGATCTTCAAGAAGGCAAATGATTACCACTTCTAGACAAGGATGTTTCCTGTCTAAATTGTTTTCCTCAACTGATGTTACCCTTCATTTTTCTCCTTCATGGATTTCCTGTATTTTTTTGGCTTCTTGTATAATATCACCTCTAAGATATGTTGACGAATTTCCTGTAATTTATTGGTTTGTCATGTAATATTACCatccaataatatatattgaTGAATTTGTTTTGATTTCATTCATCTTTTCATTTAGTACAACTTCTTTATATGTTCAGTTTTGAACTTTGAACAGAAGAATAGTCCTAGTCCAGTTTCAATATTAGAAGTTCACAAGTGCTAAAATTGTCTATACAGTATACACCAACAAAGAATAGCTAAAATTGTCACTATTTTAAACTCCATATGAAACTAAATATCTCTTCAACCAGAAGAAAGGGCTAGAACTAACTACATGTTTCCTCTAGTGGATCTGGCGAATGAAGTAATGAACTAACAGTATTCTTGGTAAAATCACAAATGCTCCACAGGGCGCGGGCAAACCTTGAGATAAACAAGGATGGATATTTTGGATTTAAACAAAGGATGTATACAATTTAATCTATGAACTACGAGTATGATCAGTTTGACCTATCACCTCAGCTCTTCAGAAAGTTGGATGTGCGATGAAATGTTAAGTGCCAATTTACTTATAGTTTACAATTTCATCCAGGTGAAATTTGGAGTAAAGAGCTGAGTCTTAATAGTAGATGAACTACCTTGCAAAGCAGACGTTAATGGTGATACTGCTATTATGAACATACCCAAATCGAGTGATACTGCTACAACTAATTCCTGGGTAAAAATACGATGCCTGAATAAGTATTTAACTTGTTAATTTTGTTGCTTAATATAGCAATTCCGGTATATTTTAGGAGTCAACAGTATTGTGGTCACTTTAAATAACTTTTATTTTTGCACAGATGTTAATCTGCATCTGGCTAAACTGCCAGATAGACCTGAACACAACAATGATCATGCAAGTTGGGGAATCTCACTAGTCACTAGTAAGTGATAAGTGGTGGCGGGCCCCTTTCCAGCAAAATATTGGATTTTCATTCACCCAGAAGTAGTGATGCTCATGTTGAATGATTATATTATGCCCTTGCTCTATTTTCTTCAAAACACCTTTCAAAGCAAACCCAGGACCAAGGTACTAGAGGCAAAAAATCTCAAACAAACATCTTGATATTACTCTGTGTCTGTGATAAATTGCTGTTAATCAACTCGGTTCTCAGCCTCTAACAGCCATTCTAGCATATGCAGCATTATTGTGCAGAATTACATTGATCATCTAAGACGCCTAAAAAATTGgcaaaaaaatttgagaagaTTTCCATTGTGATTGCACAATTGTTAAGGGTGCATTAGGGCTAACTATTTCATATCTCGAGTCACATGGGGATAATTCAGTTTCCAAGTTATTTTCATCACAGACTGTACATATAACTCTGTTAACTGATATAATGCACACTTTGCAGAATGCAGATGAATATGATGATCGTTAGCAACGAAATGTGTGATTGCACTGCATAATGAGGTCTTTAATATGTTCAGTCCAAAGATTCAGACACTACAACATGAGATGCCAATTAATCTATGCACAGTCCAAAGAAATCTGGAATCCTGGAGATCAATACATTTTGTTGCTTTCTATAATTTGCACTAACAAGGAACATCAGTGGCAAAGAGACATTGTACAATATAAGCTGTGAGCAGAAGTCTTACATAAGAGTTTGCTCCAACTTTCCAGCCATGTGGATAATGGTCAAAATTCATTCATCTTCTAACAATCAGCAGAATTACATAAGACTGATTTGCTCAATTACTCAGTTCACCGTGGCATGCCTTCAGACTTCAGTCCTTATGTTTCATATGGGACTCGAACCATTCGAAGATCTCAGTATTCTTGAGGCTGGTGAACTCATGGTATGCATAGGCAACATTCAGCTCCTCGTTGACATGCCTCTCCAGATTGAACCGCTCCGGCAAGACCttggcctcctccgccgccttctTCCACGGTGTGCTCCTCCCGTCCTTCTTCAGAAACCCCTTATCATCCACGAACCCCTTCCGGCGCAGCACGTCCACCAgcgcgtcggcgacggcgcgggtGAGCCCCGGCACCCTCTCCGCCAGGACCTCCGCGCTCACGGCGAAGTCGTCGCACCGGATCTCCCGCACGTCTACGCGCTTCGCCTTGAGCTTGCGCATGCTGCCCGCCACCAGCCCCGCACTCTCGGCGTCCTTGGGCATGTGCACGAACAGCGCCGGCGGGTAACCCGCCGGGATGTCGGCCATGGCCCCGTACACGCCCTCGGCGATCATGACGGCGACGCTGCTGAACCTGACCCTCGCCGCGAGCGCGGAGAGGAAGTACCCGTCCGAGGACGCGCCGATGCCGACGAGCGGGAGGCCCGCGAGCTGGGGAAACTCCTCCCCGGTCCACCACTTGATGATGGACTCGACCGCGGCgagctcgctgccgccgccctcctcctccccgcccccGGCGGCGTCGAGGGACCAGCACTCGGCGCGACTGGAGACGGAGAGGACAGCGTACCcgcgggcgagcgcggcgcgggtGAAGCGGCGCTCCTCGGGGAGCCCCGCGCAGCGCGGGCACCCCGGGGAGGCGTCGAAGAAGTCGGTGGCGCGGATGGTGCACCCGGGCGCCGCGAACAGCGCGGCCCGCAGCGGCGTCGACGCGGGCGGCAGCTGCCACAGCAACTCGTTCCCGCTCCGCCGGGCgacgcgcgcgtcgaggcggacggcggcgtcggcgtccgcggcggcgccggtggtcagcggcggggcaggaggggcggcgcgggggagcAGGAGTGCGGTggcgaggaggagcagcgcgcACGCCGAGGCGATCAGCACCGCGGGCCGGAGCGACTGCGGGATCCCGGCGAGGACGGCGTGCATTTCGCATGTCATTAGCCGGcgctgatggtgatggagattGGAATCCGAGAGAGATTTGGGTGGGGATCTCACCGGAGGGAAGGCGAGTTTGACTTGTCTCGCTGCAGtgaagggtttttttttttactagcATTCTCGCTGCAGTGAAGTGAGCGCCGTTGACTTCCTCACGTagatgggctgggctgggcccaTGTACAAACGTGGGCTGCATACCCGACTGTCGCGTCATCACCCGGCCCGGTAAGACCAGTGCTTTCTTCTCCCTCCTTGCTGCTGCGCGAGGGTATTTCCGTCTGTTTGCTCGGCGACGCCCGTgtgccctcgccgccgtcgccgtacTCGCCTGTGCGTTCCTCGCCTCCCCCATCGCTCCGTCGCCGTCCTCAGGCCCATCCTTCTCCTTCCGGCGACGAGTTGGGCGGCCCCCCTTTGCGCCACGTTCTCTTCCCTTCCGGCGAAAGCGGCTTCGATCGGCCGGCACCTCAGGTAGCCCCCGACGCCTCCTCGATTCCGCTGCATTTTGTTTTTGCATGGCGGATTGTTGTTCCTAATGCTTTGTGTTCCTGTGCTGAAGAGTTTAGTAATTAGCACGTATTCCATTGAAATTTCACCTTTTTACGGACATTTCACATTTTGTTCGTGGCCCTGAATTGCTCTATGTTCACATGCCTTACAAAATCTTAGGTTTATGCAAACCCTACGAATCCTAAACTGTGCAAGTCAGATACAAGGTTTCAGTCCTCTGCTTGTCAGAATTACTTGTAAGAGTGGTATTTTATCAGAATGCAATTGATATGTTTAGCAATCTTGGAAATCTTTTATTGCATTCTAGTGCCACTGTGCTTCTTTTCAACTTCAGCCTGATTTTGTTTCCAAAAGTTCATTTTTTTAGCATGTATATTTTTCCTGCAACCCTTCATCTAAAATCTGGTCTTATTCAATGCTAGTATATTTTGAGAAGATGGATTCTGAGGACTCTAGTGACtttgaggaagaagagaaagagaaagaagatggtgatgaagaagaagatgatgatgacgatgatgagcTGATGCTGTTCATCTTGCCAGCTTTATATCTAGCAACTACTGAAATTGAAACTCCAGGCCGAAATCGAACATCAAAGCGTAGTGCTGCTACTGGGATTGTAACTACAGGTCAAGCATCAGTGTTTGGTGATGCAAAATGGATTTGCAAATTGCTTGAAGAGGACCGGGGCCAAGGCTATGGTAAACTTCGAGTTGAGCCTCGTATTCTCCTGGAACTTTCACGCTTTCTTAGGTCAAACAATCTTCTGAGAAATACTAAGGGTGTTTCTGTAGAAGGGAAAATTGGCATGTTTATTTACATGTTATCTCGAAATGCTAGCTTTCACAAACTAAGTGACAGATTCAAGAACAGTAGAGAAACTATCCACAGACATATCAAGGCATGCTTTGATGCAGTCACAGCAATGACTGGTGAATTCGTCAAGCCACCTTCAACTCAAACCCATTGGAAAATATCATCTGATCCATGTTTTGGGCCTTACTTTGAGGTCAGTATAACTTGTGGCTGTATACATTAGAATTTTCTATCCTTTTCTGTTACCTTCAGGATTTATTTTCCCTTGCAGAACTGTATTGGAGCAATTGATGGAATTCATGTCCCTATGACAATATCAGATAGTGAAGCAGCTCCATACCGAAATAGACAAGGATCCATTTCTCAGAACGTGATGCTTGCCTgtgattttgatttgaattttgtCTATGTTTCTTGTGGCCGAGAAGGGTCTGCATCTGATGCAGCAGTCTTATATTCTGCTATTGAATCCGGATTTCAAGTCCCATTAGGCAAGTACTATCTGGTTGACGGGGGTTATGCAAACACGCCATCTTTTCTTGCTCCTTATATAGATGTCCCTTACCATACTGAGGAGAAAGAACAGGGCAATTTGCAACCCCGAGACTACAGAGAGCTTTTCAATCTTCGCCATGCACAGCTGCGTGGACACATAAAGCGTGCTGTTGGTCTGCTGAAGATGCGATTTCCAATTCTAAATGTTGCAACAGCTTACCGAAAAGATACTCAACTGAAAATTCCAGCAGCGGCAGTAGCTCTGCATAATGTAATTCAGAGGCAAGGAGGTGATGAAGAATTTTTGAGTGACCAGATAATCCCATTTGTGTCCCGTAAAGCTGTGACTCTTCCTAGTGGTGATGATACATATGGCTACGATGTTGCAGCTTTCAACAATGAATGTGACATGGGTAATGCATTGAGGGATGGTATTGCACAGAGGATGTGGGCAGATTATGAAAGAAGCATGTATATGTCTGTTTTCGGAATAGAACAGTCTGGCCTAGAAGAATGTCAAGGCAAGTAAGAGACCGCTCAATTTCAAGCTGCATTTAGGTTCTAGGTTTCACATGCTACAGATGGTTTGTCTGATGATGTCCAGATCCTTGG
This window of the Panicum virgatum strain AP13 chromosome 1K, P.virgatum_v5, whole genome shotgun sequence genome carries:
- the LOC120695082 gene encoding protodermal factor 1-like, producing the protein MATKVLLISAVIVGLVSLSSCRSLAELSEQKTYSSAPSYGSPPTPTYGTGGGYKPTPTPDYSTTPTPSYGSTPSTPSTPSYGIPEIPKHGFTGSCDYWKSHPDMITAVVGSLGNIGKTFGTACSLIVGKKLENLHDALSNTRTDGIGALLREGAAAYLNSIVNKKFPFTTQQVKDCIVVAITSDGAASAQAEIFKKANDYHF
- the LOC120695022 gene encoding putative nuclease HARBI1 isoform X2, whose protein sequence is MDSEDSSDFEEEEKEKEDGDEEEDDDDDDELMLFILPALYLATTEIETPGRNRTSKRSAATGIVTTGQASVFGDAKWICKLLEEDRGQGYGKLRVEPRILLELSRFLRSNNLLRNTKGVSVEGKIGMFIYMLSRNASFHKLSDRFKNSRETIHRHIKACFDAVTAMTGEFVKPPSTQTHWKISSDPCFGPYFENCIGAIDGIHVPMTISDSEAAPYRNRQGSISQNVMLACDFDLNFVYVSCGREGSASDAAVLYSAIESGFQVPLGKYYLVDGGYANTPSFLAPYIDVPYHTEEKEQGNLQPRDYRELFNLRHAQLRGHIKRAVGLLKMRFPILNVATAYRKDTQLKIPAAAVALHNVIQRQGGDEEFLSDQIIPFVSRKAVTLPSGDDTYGYDVAAFNNECDMGNALRDGIAQRMWADYERSMYMSVFGIEQSGLEECQDPWPQMHLRM
- the LOC120695022 gene encoding putative nuclease HARBI1 isoform X1 produces the protein MDSEDSSDFEEEEKEKEDGDEEEDDDDDDELMLFILPALYLATTEIETPGRNRTSKRSAATGIVTTGQASVFGDAKWICKLLEEDRGQGYGKLRVEPRILLELSRFLRSNNLLRNTKGVSVEGKIGMFIYMLSRNASFHKLSDRFKNSRETIHRHIKACFDAVTAMTGEFVKPPSTQTHWKISSDPCFGPYFENCIGAIDGIHVPMTISDSEAAPYRNRQGSISQNVMLACDFDLNFVYVSCGREGSASDAAVLYSAIESGFQVPLGKYYLVDGGYANTPSFLAPYIDVPYHTEEKEQGNLQPRDYRELFNLRHAQLRGHIKRAVGLLKMRFPILNVATAYRKDTQLKIPAAAVALHNVIQRQGGDEEFLSDQIIPFVSRKAVTLPSGDDTYGYDVAAFNNECDMGNALRDGIAQRMWADYERSMYMSVFGIEQSGLEECQDALADVMNQVLNRESRLVVWLLVDDESSYALY
- the LOC120695042 gene encoding uncharacterized protein LOC120695042 — its product is MTCEMHAVLAGIPQSLRPAVLIASACALLLLATALLLPRAAPPAPPLTTGAAADADAAVRLDARVARRSGNELLWQLPPASTPLRAALFAAPGCTIRATDFFDASPGCPRCAGLPEERRFTRAALARGYAVLSVSSRAECWSLDAAGGGEEEGGGSELAAVESIIKWWTGEEFPQLAGLPLVGIGASSDGYFLSALAARVRFSSVAVMIAEGVYGAMADIPAGYPPALFVHMPKDAESAGLVAGSMRKLKAKRVDVREIRCDDFAVSAEVLAERVPGLTRAVADALVDVLRRKGFVDDKGFLKKDGRSTPWKKAAEEAKVLPERFNLERHVNEELNVAYAYHEFTSLKNTEIFEWFESHMKHKD